The stretch of DNA CACGCGGGCGCTGAAGTAGCCGTAGCGGTCGGCGGCGTAGAGGATCGTGCCGCCGAGCGCGCGGACCTCGCGCTTGGCCTGGGCCGCCTCGCCGCGGCGCGCGGTGACCATGATGCTGACGGCCGAGGTGTCCTCGGCTCGTGCCGCGGCCAACAGGTCGCGGTCGTGCGACCCGAGCTTGTCGGCCTTGCCGGTCTGGGCCGTCTTGGCCGGCCCGGTCGGGGCAGCGGCGGCCGCGGGGGTGGCCGTGGCGAGCGCTCCGGTCAGGAGGCTGCCGACCGCCAGCACGGCGAGCGACTGTCGCGCGCGCCGCCTTGGGACATGTGCGGACAAGGGGATTCCCATCGTCTGGAAGGGGTGTGACAGCAGATCGCCCGGCGGTGTGTCTCACGTCACTTCCGGGGCGGCTCCATATCTGAACGTAGAATTGCCAGAGATGGAAGGTTTCGGGACAACTTTTCTCGGGGATGCCGTCAGACCGGCCAGAGCCTGGGCTCGGCAGGGGCTTCCTCCACCGGTGCGCGCTGGCTCAGTTCGCGCCGGAGCGGGGCGGCTTGCTAACCTGTGCCGTCGGTCTGCGCCCCCGGCCCGCCGACGCGACAATCCTCCCGACGAGAACAAAAGGCTTCTTCGTGGCGAACATCAAGTCCCAGCTCAAGCGGATCAAGACGAACGAGAAGGCTCGCCTGCGCAACAAGGGCGTCAAGTCCTCGCTCAAGACGTCGGTCCGTAGGTTCCGCGAGGCCGCGGACGCCGGGGACCGCGACACCGCGGTGCAGGCCATGACGACCGCCTCCCGCGAGCTCGACAAGGCGGCCAGCAAGGGCGTCATCCACAAGAACCAGGCCGCCAACCGGAAGTCGGCGATGGCCAAGCGCGCCGCCTCGCTCTGACCCCAGCCTCACCTGATGCGGCCGGCAACGGTTTGGCCGCACCGACAGGGCGCCACCTCGCGAGGTGGCGCCCTTCGTCGGCCTCGGGGTCCGGCGGGGCTGGCCCCGGCCCGCCTTGGCGCAATCATGGGCCGACCGCCCCTGGTGCCGGGCCGCGAGCAGCGGCACAGTCGTGCCGTCGAGCACTGGACTGGGGGTTTGGAAGATGGTGCGCTCTGCTGGACGTCGGACCTTCCCCGCGGTGACAGTCGCGACTCTCCTCGCCGTGGCGACGGTCCTCGCGCTCGTCGCCCCGGCCGCACTCGGCAGCACCGCAGCGGCCGGGCGTCCTGACGGGAAGGCCACGGCCGCGCTGCCGACCCGCGCCGCGGCCGCGTTGCCCACCCTGGTGGGCATCCGTGCCTTACACCGGCCCGGCGTCGACCGGGTGGTCTTCCAGCTGCGCGGCGGCCTGCCCGCACGGCGCACCGCGACGTACGTCGACCGGCTGATCAGCGACGGCCGCGGCCGGTCGCTGCGGATCGCCGGGCAAGCGATCCTGCAGGTCAGCATGGAGCTCGCAGACGCCCACGACGCGACCGGCTCCACCGCCCCTGGGCGGCTGGCCTTCCCGCTGCCCAACGTCCTGACCGTCGTGCGGTCCGGTGACTTCGAAGGGGTGGTCAGCTACGGCATCGGGCTGGCCAAGCGGACCGCGTTCACGGTGACGACCCGCACCGGCCCGAGCCGGGTCGTGGTGAGCATCCGGGCCGGCTTCCCGACGGTGCCCCGGAAGGTCTGGTTCCTCGACCGGGACGCCTTCGTCGCCGGCACCGAGCCGTTCTTCACGCCGGTCAGCCGGCCGGTCCGGGTGCGGCACAAGGCGGCCGGCCTCCTCGACCGCGTCTTCGCCGGCCCGACCGCGACCGAGACCGCTGCCGGGCTGCGGCTGCTCCGCTCGAAGGCGCGCGGCTGGGCCGACCTGAGCATCACGAACGACGTCGCCCGGGTGCGGCTGACCCGCTCCTGCAGCAGTGGCGGGTCCACGGTGACCGTGGCCGGCGAGATCATGCCGACCCTTCGCCAGCTGGCGACCGTCGACTTCGTCAAGATCCTCGCGCCGGACGGCTCGACCGAGACGCCCACCGGTCGCAGCGACTCGATCCCGGCCTGCCTCGAGCCGTGACGCAGCCCTGACGGAGCGCCGACGGAGCGCTGACGCTGCGCAGCGGGGCCTCGACCGGGCTCAGTCGCGCAGCGAGCGGGCGGCGACGATCGCGCCGATCGCCTGCTCGAGGGCGAACACCGGGTCGGTGCCGGCCCCCTTGATCTCCTCGTCGGCGACGGCCACCGCGGCGATCGCCTGCGCGACGCCCTCACCGGTCCAGCCCGAGAGCTGTCCGCGGGCCTTGCGCACCTGGAAGGGCGCGATGCCGAGGTCGCGGGCGATGTCGTCGGGACGTACGGTGCGCGCCGACCCACCCACACGCGCCAGGTTGCGCAGGCCCGAGGCGAAGGCGGCGTTGATCGGGACCGGGTCGGTGCCGGTGGCGAGTGCGTGGCGCAGCAGCCGCAACGCGTCGTCGTGGCGGCCCTCGACGGCGGCGTCGGCCACCTTGAAGCCGCTCACCTCGACCCGACCCGCGTGGTAGCGCTCCACCACGGCGGCGTCGACGGTGCCCTGGGTGTCGGCGATCAGCTGGCTGCAGGAGTTGGCCAGCTCACGCAGGTCGCTGCCGAGGGCATCGACCAACGCGGACGCCGCGTCGTGGCTGATCCGACGGTGCGCCCGGCTGAACTCGGCCTGGACGAACGACATCTTGTCGCTCTCCCACTTGACCGGCTTGCACTCGACTACGGCGGCGCCGGCCTTCTTCACCGCGTCGAGCAGCGCCTTGCCCTTGACGCCGCCGTGGTGGACCAGGACGAGGACGACACCCTCCTGGGGCGCGGTCGCGTGCTCCTTGAGCTCGGTGGTGACGGCCTCGGCCGCCTCGGCCACGTCGCGGACGACGATGACGCTCAGCTCGCCGAAGAGCGACGGGCTCGCCAGCCCGGTCACCCGGCCCGGCTCGAGCCCGACGACCGGCAGGTCGTGGACCTGGACGTCCGGGTCGGCGGCGCGCGCCTGCACCAGCACCTCGGCGACCGCGCGGTCGCGCAGGAGGTCCTCGGGACCGGTGACGAGGGTGACTGGGGGCGGCAGGTCGGCCATCGGCGCCACGCTACCCGCCGCTGGTGACCAGCCGGACCGATCGTCCCGAGCCGGCGACAAGCACCGTCCCGTCCCGGTCGGTGCGTCCGACGACGGCACCGGCGCGACGCAGGGCGGCCAGCGTCGCTCGCGCCGGGTGCCCGTAGTCGTTGTCCTGCCCCACCGACACCAGCGCGACC from Actinomycetes bacterium encodes:
- the rpsT gene encoding 30S ribosomal protein S20, which gives rise to MANIKSQLKRIKTNEKARLRNKGVKSSLKTSVRRFREAADAGDRDTAVQAMTTASRELDKAASKGVIHKNQAANRKSAMAKRAASL
- the holA gene encoding DNA polymerase III subunit delta, yielding MADLPPPVTLVTGPEDLLRDRAVAEVLVQARAADPDVQVHDLPVVGLEPGRVTGLASPSLFGELSVIVVRDVAEAAEAVTTELKEHATAPQEGVVLVLVHHGGVKGKALLDAVKKAGAAVVECKPVKWESDKMSFVQAEFSRAHRRISHDAASALVDALGSDLRELANSCSQLIADTQGTVDAAVVERYHAGRVEVSGFKVADAAVEGRHDDALRLLRHALATGTDPVPINAAFASGLRNLARVGGSARTVRPDDIARDLGIAPFQVRKARGQLSGWTGEGVAQAIAAVAVADEEIKGAGTDPVFALEQAIGAIVAARSLRD